In Paroedura picta isolate Pp20150507F chromosome 6, Ppicta_v3.0, whole genome shotgun sequence, one genomic interval encodes:
- the OLIG1 gene encoding oligodendrocyte transcription factor 1, with translation MMLRQQPLYELAAFRPAPSVLLAKAAHDRPPGAAPEALQPAPASGKSEATSEQQQLRRKINSRERKRMQDLNLAMDALREVIVPYSAAHCHGSPGRKLSKIATLLLARNYILSLGSSLQELRRIIGEMSGSGPRLLLAGWPLFAAPSPVLLTHHQAQHPPPDGPRSAGKFLALSLEEQQCGPAPLPAAAAAGLCPCALCKGPHCLPAGLAVAAPAQFPK, from the coding sequence ATGATGCTGCGCCAACAGCCCCTGTATGAGCTGGCCGCCTTCCGCCCGGCGCCCTCCGTCCTGCTCGCCAAGGCCGCGCACGACAGGCCCCCGGGGGCGGCTCCCGAGGCGCTCCAGCCGGCGCCGGCAAGCGGCAAGAGCGAGGCGACGtcggagcagcagcagctgcggcgGAAGATCAACAGCCGGGAGAGGAAGCGCATGCAAGACCTCAACCTGGCCATGGACGCCCTGCGGGAGGTGATCGTGCCATACTCGGCCGCCCACTGCCACGGCTCCCCGGGCAGGAAACTCTCCAAGATCGCCACGCTGCTCTTGGCCCGCAACTACATCCTCTCGCTGGGCAGTTCCTTGCAGGAGCTCCGGCGCATCATCGGCGAGATGAGCGGCTCCGGGCCCAGGCTGCTGCTGGCCGGCTGGCCCCTCTTCGCCGCCCCGAGCCCGGTGCTCCTGACCCACCACCAGGCCCAGCACCCCCCGCCCGACGGCCCGCGCTCGGCCGGGAAATTCCTCGCCCTGTCCCTGGAGGAGCAGCAGTGCGGCCCGGCCCCcctgcccgccgccgccgccgccggcctcTGCCCCTGCGCCCTCTGCAAGGGACCCCACTGCCTCCCCGCCGGCCTCGCCGTCGCGGCGCCCGCGCAGTTCCCCAAGTGA